Sequence from the Pseudomonas frederiksbergensis genome:
AAGTTGCGTCGCTCGTTACCGGTGCCGTCGATGTCCGAGACGCCGGTCAATACGAGGTTTTCCAGGTTGGCGCCGAGGGTCCAGCTGACCGAGGCCTGCACCGTATCGATCTGTGAGGTGGAGGTGTTGGTTTCCACCACGCTGTCGAACGCGTTGTCGACGATGTAGATGTCATTGCCATCGCCACCGGTCAACGTGTCGGCGCCCAGGTCACCGTCCAGCGTATCGTTGCCGGAGCTGCCCACCAGGGTATCGGCCTGGTCGGTGCCGGAAATCATCCCGCCTTCATTCTGCGCGCCGTCGAAAATGTCCTGCACGCTGTTGTTGTCGTTGGGGTTGCCCTGGAAACCGAGGTCATCGGCGATGTAGTCCGCCAGGCGCTGGCCGACGATTTCCGCTGATTCCTCGTGCAGGTGCCAGACGTCGTCGGGGTAGACCAGCGGGTCCACTTCATAGCGCAAGGGCAGGTCGTCATAGTCCACCGCCAGTTTCACGTCGGCGCGCTCGGCGGCGATAGCTTCCTGGGTGGCGCGGACATAGCCCACGCCCTCGACGATGGCGGCGATTTTTTCCTCCGAGTAGCCACGGGCGCGTGCGGCGTCCTGCTCGTAGTGGCCGGTCTCCATCATGTATACGGTGAAATTGCCGAACTGGGCGTGCAGGTAATCGAAGACCTTCAGTGTCGCCGCCTTGTAGGCCGCCGCGGCGGCTGCCTTGTCGGTTGAGCGGGCGATTTCCTGGGCGGCTTCCTCGCCCTGGCCCCAGATGATGCCCATGGTCACGTTGTCGATGGACTTCAGTTCGGTGAGCTGGTCGCGCAACAACGTCACGGCCCGCAACAGCGCCGGCCCCGGTTGGTTGGTGTCGGTCAGCCACCAGCACAATTTCAGTTCCTCGGCCCCCAGCGTCGACAAGCCGTTGACCGTGCTGCCGCCCACGGCAATGTCGATGCCGTTGCCGTCGGCATCGTTGAACTGGCTGCGCACGTCGTAGGTGGTGTACTTGCTCAGGTCGTTGACCAGCATCGAGGTGCCGGATTGATCGTCGTCCTCGCTCATGCGCAGCAGGCGCGCGTTGGACTGGCCGAGGGTCGGCAAGTAAAGGATGTCTTGCTGGGCGCGTTCGTCGAAGACGAAGTCGCTGGCGGTCAGGGTGTTGAGGTAGTTGCCGTTCAGGGCGATCTCGAAACGGTTGCCATCGGCGTCGGCCTGGCTGGACTTGACATAGGTCTTGTCGCCCGCCGCGTTCAAGGTCATGTAGAGCGTGCCGTTGCTGCCGTCGCCGAGACCAAGGAAGCCCAGGCCGGACACGTCGATCTTGTCCACGCCCACGGTGAAGTCATAGATCGTGTCCGTGGCCGTGACGCCGCCGGTGTCGTAGTCCCGGTAGCTGTCGGACAGGTTGTTGTAGCGGAACGTGTCGGCGCCGTCGCCGCCATACAGCGAATCGCGCCCGGCGCCGCCGTCGACGATGTCCGCGCCGGTGCCGGCCTTGATGGTGTCGTTGCCGCCGAGCCCGAGGATCAGATCGGCGCCTGCCGTGCCGTTGAGGCTTTCTGCGTTGGCCGTACCGGTGATGGTGTTGGCCGGCGCATCGGCGACCACCAGGGCGAAGCTGTCGCTGACCGAGGCACCCGAGGGATCGGTGGCCTTGATCAGTACATCGTAGTTGCCGGCGGCGGTGCTGGAGGGTGTGCCGCTGAAGGTCAGGTTGGTGGCGTTGAACGCCAGCCATGAGGGCAGGGGGCTGCCGTTGGCGAGGGTCGCGGTGTAGGTCAACACATCCTGGTTGGCGTCGCTGAAGCTGTTGCTGGCGACGGTGTATTGGAACGGCGTGCTTTCGCTGGCGTTCTGGTCCAGGAGCGGGATGACCACCACTGGCGCCACGTTGGTCGGGGTGTTCTGGTCGGCGAAGACAAAGTGATTGGCCGTCAGGCTGCTGACGAGGTTGCCCGCCATAGAAATCTCGAAGCGGTTGCCGTTGGCATCGACCGTGAGGTCCTTGAGGTAGGTGCGGTTGGTCGAGGAACTGTAAGTGACCTGCAGCGTGCCGTTGAGCCCGTTGCCCAGGCCGGTATAGCCCAGGGCCGCGACGTCGATCTTGTCGGCGGCCACGTCGAAATCGAGGATCTGGTCACTGGCGCTGGTGGAACTGGTGCGGTAGCTGTCGAGTTTGGAGGTGTAGCGAAACACATCGGCGCCCGTGCCGCCGGTGAGTTTGTCCACGCCAGTGCCGCCCACCAGGATGTCGTTGCCGGCGGCGCCGTTGATCGTGTCGTTGCCCGCGCCGCCGAAAATCTGCTCGTTGGCGACCGTGCCGGTCAGCGTGTCGTTGTTCGGCGTGCCGTTGATCACGACGGACGAGGGCACGTCTTGCACGGCCAGGGTAAAGCTGTCGCTGACGGTGGCATTGCTGCCGTCGGTTGCGGTGACCTGGATCGAATAGGTGCCCGAAGCCGTGTCCGGCGGAGTACCGCTGAAGGTGCGCGTGGCGGCGTCGAACGTCAGCCAGCTGGGCAGGGCGCTACCGTCGGCCAACTTGGCGGTGTAGCTGAGGCTGTCGTTATCGGGGTCGGTGAAACTGGTGGCCGGGACCACGTAGTTGAAGGGCGTTTTTTCGGTGGCGTTCTGGTCCAGCAACGGCGTGGCGACGACCGGTGCCTGGTTGGTCGGCGACGAGGTGGCGAAGACGAAGTTGGCGCTGGTCAGGGTGTTGAGGTAATTACCCTCCAAGGCCACTTCGAAGCGGTTGCCATTGGCGTCGGCTTCGAGGGATTTGACGTACGTCTTGGTGCCCGCGCTGTTGAGCACCAGGTAAACCGTATTGTTCTTGCCGTCGCCCAGCCCGGTGAAGCCCATGGCGGAAAGGTCGATCTTGTCGGCGGCGACGTTGAAGTCGGTGATCACGTCGCCCAGGTTCGCGCCGCCGGTATTGTAGTTGCGGTAGCTGTCCAGCCGGTTGGAAAACACGAAGGTGTCCGCCCCGGTCCCGCCCGTGAGGGTGTCCATGCCGGCGCCGCCGTCGAGCTTGTCGTCACCCGCGCCACCACTGAGGCTATCGTTGCCCGCGAGGCCGAGCAGGGTGTCGGCGGCGTCGCTGCCCAGCAACGAATCGCTGCCGGTGGTGCCAGTGATCACTCGGTTGAAGATGAAGTTGTTGGCCGTCAAGGTACTCGTCAGGTTGCCCGAGAGAATCAGCTCGAAGCGATTGCCGCTGGCGTCGGCGTCGTAGTCCTTGATGTAGGTGCGGTCGCTGCTGGCGTTGTAGCTGACCTGCAAGGTGCCGCCACGGCCGTTGCCCAGCCCGGTGAAACCGAGGCCCGCGAGGTCGATCTTGTCCTGGGTCACATCAAAATCGGTGATGGTGTCGTCGAAGCTCGCCGTTGCATTGCGATAACTGTCGGACTGGCTGGTGAAACGGAACATATCGGCACCGGTGCCGCCGGTGAGTTTGTCGATGCCCGCGCCACCCACCAGGATGTCGCTTCCGGCCCCTGCGTTGATAGTGTCGTTGCCGGCCGCGCCATAGAAAATCTCGCTGGCGCTGGTGCCCGTGAGAATGTCGTTGCCCGCAGTGCCTTGCACAGTGGTCATCGGCACCGTGGCGCTGACGTAGCTGCCGTCGCCATAGACCAGCGTGGCGCCCTTGCTGGTGTGGCTGATGGTGTTGGCGATGATGGCGTTGCGATCGGTGCCGTCCTCGTTGCGCTCGGCGACGCCGTAGGTGGACAGGTCGCTGCCACTGATGACGTTGCCCTGGATCAGGTTGTCGCTGCCGTTGAAGTATTTGCCGGACACCCCGAGGGTATCGTCGTAGGACTGGATGATGATTTCCGGCACGGCGCTGCCCAACGAGTTGTTGTTGAGCGTGTTGTCGAGCACGTCGACGTGGTTGCTGCCGTAGATGCGAATGCCGGCGCTGGCGTTGTCATGGATATCGACGCCGGTCACGGTCACTTCGCTGGACAGCTTGATCAGCACACCTTCAGCGCCGTTTCCGTATACCTCGCCGCCGGTGATGGTGATGTTGCTGGGGGAGGGGATGTCTTCGCTGCCGCGCTGCACCACGATGCCGTTGCCGCCGTTGTTATAGGCGACGTTGTTGGCGAGGGTGAAATCGTGCGTGCTGGTGACGACGTTGAAACCGTGGCGGTCGTTGTCGTAGGCGATGTTGTTTTCAAAGATGCTGTCGCTCAAGAAATCGGCGACAAAGCCATCCAGGCCATTGCCATGGGACACGCTGTTCTTGATGACCATGTTGACGGTTTGCTCGTGGGGGTCGAAGCCGTACCCGGAACAATCCTTGATCTCGACGCTGTCGAGGGTGACGTTGGAGTCGTAGCCTTCTTCGCCGGGAATATAACCGTTGAACCAGCCGTCCACCTTGCCGGTGGTGGCGTCTCGGTTGCCGTCGATGGTGAGGTTGCTGACCCCGAAATCGTGGGTCTCCTCGCCATAGGCCGAACGGATGATGCCGGTGATCTTCGTGTCCGAGCCATCGGCCAATTTGACCGTGGTGTCACCCATGCCGTCGCCGTACAGGTAGACGTTGCTCTTGAGCATCAGGCAGCCATCGGACGGTTCCTCGCCCCCCGAAACGATATAGGTGCCGGTCGGCATGTACACCTGCCCGCCGCCTGCGGCCGCTGCCGCATCGATTGCACTCTGAATGGCCGCCGTGTCGTCAGTGACGCCATCTCCTTTGGCGCCAAAATCTTGTACGTTGAAAATCATGGACTTATCTCCGTATTAGGCTAAGAACCTCGTTGGATGCCAATATTCCATCGGCGACCACGGTGTTATGACCCAACGGAGCGAAAAAGTTGTGACCGCGTATCGGTGAAGTGTCAAAAAACTGATAAACGGTTGCGCGGAGTTTGAAGTGTGTAACATTTCCTTGACGCTTTTCACGCAAAACGTTGATCCCTGTGGCAGCGGTGGTCTCCCGTGGCGTGGTCTTTCCTTGATTGGCATCAACCCCACCGCCAGGCCCGCGCGATACCCTCGAATAAACCATTCGCCCCGCCGAAAAAAGGCTGCCATGACCTATCCGCTGTTTCTGACCTTGCACCTGTTCGCCGCGCTGGTTTTCATCGGCACGGTGTTTTTCGAGGTGTTGTTTCTGGAGAGCATCCGCAAGCAATTGCCCAACAAAGTGATGGTGCTGCTGGAGCAGGGCATCAGCCGGCGCGCCCGGCAATTGATGCCGTGGGTGCTGCTGGTGTTGTTCGGTGCGGGCATCGCCATGGTCTGGCTGCGTTATCTTCCGGTGCTGGCGGCGCCGTCGCAGTCATCGTTCGGCATGTTGCTGGGGCTCAAGATCCTGCTCGCCGCCAGCGTATTGGGGCATTTTCTCTGGGCGATGTGGCTGTTCCGCAGCGGGCGCATGAATGGTCGTTACGTCCGGATCATCCATACCAGCGTGTTTGCCCACATGGTCGCGATTGTGCTGCTGGCCAAGGGCATGTTCTACCTCACCTGGTAGCCGTTGCCGGGCGCTTGATACAGGTCAAGGTGCCCGCACGGGATAAGCCCGACACTGTCGCCGCGCAGCCACTCGGAGATTGTCATGTTCGACCTGTTTCATACCCTCGGTGAGCGTGCCGCGGACCGTACGCCAGTGGCGGCGGATGTCGATTGCCCGGTCGGCACGGAGAGATTCCACGGCGGCATCGGTTCGCTCGACCTGCTCAGGGGCTTGCGCGGCAGCCGACAGAAACGTCGCCCGCTGTCCCTGAAGGTGCACTTGCCGTCGTGCTTGAGACTGGCATCCTGTTCACCGCTGGCCAGCGTATGCCAATGCGGCGAGATCGAAGGGTATCTGCAACGCCTGGCCTATGAAGTGGGGCTGGTCGCCTGCCACCTGGGCGCCGGGCGACGCGTCGAGCAGTTCTGCCTGACCGGCGGAACGCCGGTGATCATTCATCTGCAACGGCTGATGGACGACCTGCGCAAACGTTTCGACTTCTGCGAAAGCGGCGACCACAGCATCGAGGTCGACCTGCACCATACCGATTGGTCGACCATGGGGCAGATTCGCGACCAGGGTTTCACCCATGTCAGCATCGGCGTGCCCGACATTGGCCTCGACAACGAGCTGTCGGTGGATTGCTACCAGAACCCCGCACCGATCCATTCGTTGATCGATGCGGCGCGGACCTTCGGTTTCCGCTCGATCAACATCGACCTCGGCTACGGCCACGCCTGGCAGACGCCCCAGAGTTTCGCCCGCAAACTGGCCACGCTGATCGAGCTGGAGCCCGATCGCCTGCAGGTGTTCGACTATGCCCACGCACCTTATCGCTACCGTTCCAAAAGTGCCGGCGGGTACGGTGCTTTTTGCAGCGAGGCGGACAAGGACGCCATGCGCCGCAGTTGCTGCGATCAACTGCTCGGTGCGGGCTATCACTACATTGGCATGGGACAGTTTGTCCGGGCCGACGATGACCTGGCAGTCGCTCAGGAACATGGGCGGCTGCACCGCAACTGCCATGGGTTCACCCGTCACGGTTGCTGCGATCACGTGGGGTTCGGCCTGGCGGCGATCACCCAGATCGAAGATTTATACGTGCAGAACACCGCTGATCTGTTGCAGTACTGCCGGCTACTCGATGCTGGGCAACTGCCGGTGTGCCGTGGCTGGCGCTGCGAAGCGCAGGATCAGATCAGGCTCACCGTCACCGAACAGTTGTCCTGTGACCTGGAGCTGGAAATACCCGCCATCGAAGCACGTTTCGGCCTGGTGTTCCGCGAGTATTTCGCGGACATCTGGCCGTTGCTGGAGCAATTGCATGCTCAGGGATTGATCGAGCTGTCGAGCCGTTTCATCGGCATCCTGCCCGCCGGGCGCCTGAGCGTGGATGCGATCTGCAACCTGTTCGACTCCGTGCCGGTTAACGCAGGCCCAAACTCCTTTGAAAAGTTGAACCCTTGATGAATGCTCCCTGTGCTTTCAACCGCGCCCTGGTCGAAAAATACGATCGTCCGGGGCCGCGCTACACCTCCTATCCCACCGCGCCGCAGTTTCACTCGGCGTTCGCCATGGATGAATACCACCAGGCTGCCCAGCGCAGCAACCAGGTTCCGGTGCCCAAGCCGTTGTCGGTGTACATCCATATCCCGTTCTGCCAGAGCCTTTGTTATTACTGCGCCTGCAACAAGATCATCACCCGCAAGACCCACCGCGCCGCCGAATACCTGAGTTACCTCAAGCGCGAAATTGCCTTGCAAGCGGCGTTGTTCGACCGCTCGCGCAAGCTGACCCAACTGCACCTGGGCGGTGGCACGCCCACCTATCTGACCCACGGGCAACTGGCCGACCTGATGGATTGCCTGCACCAGTCGTTCAACATGGACGACAGCGACGCCCACGAGTTCTCCATTGAGGTCGATCCGCGCACGATCGATGCCGAGCAAGTCCAGGGCTTGCGGCAGCTAGGGTTCAATCGCCTGAGCTTCGGCATCCAGGATTTCGACGCGCAGGTGCAGGCGGCCGTCAACCGCATACAAAGCGAAGCGCAGGTCGCCGAGCTGGTGGCGGCCGCACGACGGGCGCGGTTCAAGTCGGTGAGCGTCGACCTGATCTATGGCCTGCCACTGCAAACCATCGCCAGTTTCGACGTCACCCTGGGCAAGATCATCGCCCTGCGCCCGGACCGGATCGCGGCCTACAGCTATGCGCATTTGCCGCAGCGGGTGAGGGCGCAGCGGATGATCCGTCCC
This genomic interval carries:
- a CDS encoding coproporphyrinogen III oxidase; the protein is MFDLFHTLGERAADRTPVAADVDCPVGTERFHGGIGSLDLLRGLRGSRQKRRPLSLKVHLPSCLRLASCSPLASVCQCGEIEGYLQRLAYEVGLVACHLGAGRRVEQFCLTGGTPVIIHLQRLMDDLRKRFDFCESGDHSIEVDLHHTDWSTMGQIRDQGFTHVSIGVPDIGLDNELSVDCYQNPAPIHSLIDAARTFGFRSINIDLGYGHAWQTPQSFARKLATLIELEPDRLQVFDYAHAPYRYRSKSAGGYGAFCSEADKDAMRRSCCDQLLGAGYHYIGMGQFVRADDDLAVAQEHGRLHRNCHGFTRHGCCDHVGFGLAAITQIEDLYVQNTADLLQYCRLLDAGQLPVCRGWRCEAQDQIRLTVTEQLSCDLELEIPAIEARFGLVFREYFADIWPLLEQLHAQGLIELSSRFIGILPAGRLSVDAICNLFDSVPVNAGPNSFEKLNP
- a CDS encoding CopD family copper resistance protein, whose translation is MTYPLFLTLHLFAALVFIGTVFFEVLFLESIRKQLPNKVMVLLEQGISRRARQLMPWVLLVLFGAGIAMVWLRYLPVLAAPSQSSFGMLLGLKILLAASVLGHFLWAMWLFRSGRMNGRYVRIIHTSVFAHMVAIVLLAKGMFYLTW
- a CDS encoding putative Ig domain-containing protein — encoded protein: MIFNVQDFGAKGDGVTDDTAAIQSAIDAAAAAGGGQVYMPTGTYIVSGGEEPSDGCLMLKSNVYLYGDGMGDTTVKLADGSDTKITGIIRSAYGEETHDFGVSNLTIDGNRDATTGKVDGWFNGYIPGEEGYDSNVTLDSVEIKDCSGYGFDPHEQTVNMVIKNSVSHGNGLDGFVADFLSDSIFENNIAYDNDRHGFNVVTSTHDFTLANNVAYNNGGNGIVVQRGSEDIPSPSNITITGGEVYGNGAEGVLIKLSSEVTVTGVDIHDNASAGIRIYGSNHVDVLDNTLNNNSLGSAVPEIIIQSYDDTLGVSGKYFNGSDNLIQGNVISGSDLSTYGVAERNEDGTDRNAIIANTISHTSKGATLVYGDGSYVSATVPMTTVQGTAGNDILTGTSASEIFYGAAGNDTINAGAGSDILVGGAGIDKLTGGTGADMFRFTSQSDSYRNATASFDDTITDFDVTQDKIDLAGLGFTGLGNGRGGTLQVSYNASSDRTYIKDYDADASGNRFELILSGNLTSTLTANNFIFNRVITGTTGSDSLLGSDAADTLLGLAGNDSLSGGAGDDKLDGGAGMDTLTGGTGADTFVFSNRLDSYRNYNTGGANLGDVITDFNVAADKIDLSAMGFTGLGDGKNNTVYLVLNSAGTKTYVKSLEADANGNRFEVALEGNYLNTLTSANFVFATSSPTNQAPVVATPLLDQNATEKTPFNYVVPATSFTDPDNDSLSYTAKLADGSALPSWLTFDAATRTFSGTPPDTASGTYSIQVTATDGSNATVSDSFTLAVQDVPSSVVINGTPNNDTLTGTVANEQIFGGAGNDTINGAAGNDILVGGTGVDKLTGGTGADVFRYTSKLDSYRTSSTSASDQILDFDVAADKIDVAALGYTGLGNGLNGTLQVTYSSSTNRTYLKDLTVDANGNRFEISMAGNLVSSLTANHFVFADQNTPTNVAPVVVIPLLDQNASESTPFQYTVASNSFSDANQDVLTYTATLANGSPLPSWLAFNATNLTFSGTPSSTAAGNYDVLIKATDPSGASVSDSFALVVADAPANTITGTANAESLNGTAGADLILGLGGNDTIKAGTGADIVDGGAGRDSLYGGDGADTFRYNNLSDSYRDYDTGGVTATDTIYDFTVGVDKIDVSGLGFLGLGDGSNGTLYMTLNAAGDKTYVKSSQADADGNRFEIALNGNYLNTLTASDFVFDERAQQDILYLPTLGQSNARLLRMSEDDDQSGTSMLVNDLSKYTTYDVRSQFNDADGNGIDIAVGGSTVNGLSTLGAEELKLCWWLTDTNQPGPALLRAVTLLRDQLTELKSIDNVTMGIIWGQGEEAAQEIARSTDKAAAAAAYKAATLKVFDYLHAQFGNFTVYMMETGHYEQDAARARGYSEEKIAAIVEGVGYVRATQEAIAAERADVKLAVDYDDLPLRYEVDPLVYPDDVWHLHEESAEIVGQRLADYIADDLGFQGNPNDNNSVQDIFDGAQNEGGMISGTDQADTLVGSSGNDTLDGDLGADTLTGGDGNDIYIVDNAFDSVVETNTSTSQIDTVQASVSWTLGANLENLVLTGVSDIDGTGNERRNFITGNVANNVINGAAGADSMSGGDGDDTYYVDNASDTVIENSSNPVSGGIDSVHSSLATYTLGNNVENLYLDSPGAANGIGNALANILFAGAGDNILDGRDGNDTVSYERALAGVTVNLSTSAQQNTVGSGLDTLKFIENLTGSAYADTLSGNSAGNILNGGAGNDTLVGGSGDDRLIGGAGTDNLTGGTGADTYAFGALSDMDVGAARDVINGFKSTELDKLDFTGLDANPLTATLDAFTFIGSNAFDANATGQLRFVDGILYGSVDADATAEFEVQLVGVKELHASDFTA
- the hemN gene encoding oxygen-independent coproporphyrinogen III oxidase produces the protein MNAPCAFNRALVEKYDRPGPRYTSYPTAPQFHSAFAMDEYHQAAQRSNQVPVPKPLSVYIHIPFCQSLCYYCACNKIITRKTHRAAEYLSYLKREIALQAALFDRSRKLTQLHLGGGTPTYLTHGQLADLMDCLHQSFNMDDSDAHEFSIEVDPRTIDAEQVQGLRQLGFNRLSFGIQDFDAQVQAAVNRIQSEAQVAELVAAARRARFKSVSVDLIYGLPLQTIASFDVTLGKIIALRPDRIAAYSYAHLPQRVRAQRMIRPEDMPPPERKLELLELTINRLTAAGYVYVGMDHFALPDDELVRARAEGSLQRNFQGYSTHADCDLIGLGVSSIGKVGDSYSQNVKELSQYYARLDQGLLAVQRGYRLSDDDRLRREVISELMCHGRIDFGRVEAAHGIRFADYFDEALDRLQELVGDGLLDIRNDSLVLLPQGQLMMRNVAMAFDAYLAGEQTVQYSRTV